One genomic window of Aricia agestis chromosome 7, ilAriAges1.1, whole genome shotgun sequence includes the following:
- the LOC121728747 gene encoding CCR4-NOT transcription complex subunit 7-like isoform X2 produces the protein MIIASFMLINIQQNKISQSLKKAIRSYKMPANGDCGIKDVWNHNLHEEFQIIRQVVQKYHWVAMDTEFPGVVARPIGEFRSTADYQYQLLRCNVDLLRIIQLGLTFMDENGKTPPGYTTWQFNFKFNLQEDMYAQDSIDLLQNSGLQFRKHEEDGIEPLEFAELLMSSGLVLMDNIKWLSFHSGYDFGYLLKLLTDQNLPTDENDFFESLRLYFPTVYDVKYLMKLCKNLKGGLQEVADQLELRRVGPQHQAGSDSHLTGMAFFKIKEIFFDDNIESSSGHLYGLGAPFSVNANNFQDNGENGNSS, from the exons ATGATAATAGCGTCATTTATGTTAATAAATATACAGCAAAACAAAATCTCCCAGTCACTGAAAAAGGCCATTCGATCTTACAAG ATGCCAGCCAACGGTGACTGTGGCATCAAAGATGTTTGGAATCACAACCTGCATGAAGAGTTCCAAATTATTAGACAA GTCGTACAGAAATACCATTGGGTGGCAATGGATACAGAGTTCCCGGGTGTTGTGGCCAGACCCATTGGCGAGTTCAGATCCACAGCTGACTATCAGTATCAGCTCCTGag GTGTAATGTTGACTTGTTGAGGATAATACAGCTTGGTCTCACATTTATGGATGAGAATGGGAAAACTCCACCTGGTTATACTACTTGgcagtttaattttaagtttaatttaca ggAGGATATGTATGCTCAAGATTCAATTGACTTGCTCCAAAATTCAGGATTACAATTCCGAAAACATGAAGAAGACGGAATTGAGCCTCTTGAATTTGCAGAACTCTTAATGTCATcag GTTTAGTCCTAATGGACAACATAAAGTGGCTAAGTTTTCATTCTGGTTACGATTTTGGATATCTTCTGAAGCTGTTGACAGATCAAAACCTACCCACAGATGAGAATGACTTTTTTGAAAGCCTGAGACTATACTTTCCAACTGTGTATGATGTCAAG TATTTGATGAAACTTTGCAAGAACTTAAAAGGTGGCCTGCAGGAAGTAGCGGACCAGCTGGAGCTGCGGCGAGTTGGTCCTCAACACCAAGCCGGCTCCGACTCACACCTCACAGGGATggcattcttcaaaattaaagaG ATATTTTTCGATGACAACATAGAGAGTTCGAGCGGTCACCTGTACGGGCTGGGCGCGCCGTTCTCGGTCAACGCCAACAACTTTCAAGACAACGGAGAAAACGGAAACTCGTCCTGA
- the LOC121729070 gene encoding ejaculatory bulb-specific protein 3-like, whose product MKFLALFSVLIVVYGYTDVDNSFSYEDVAKNATELQHHLNCFLEIEPCSDVAAHYRSHIMDTLTTDCAYCTAQHKHNAKMFIHGVKKFFPDGYIAMKKKYDPEDKLFKPFEVDMEKF is encoded by the exons ATGAAGTTTCTCGCGCTGTTCTCCGTGTTGATAGTGGTGTACGGGTACACTGACGTGGACAACTCCTTCAGTTACGAGGACGTCGCGAAGAACGCTACGGAGCTGCAGCATCACCTCAACTGCTTCCTCGAGATCGAGCCCTGCTCCGATGTAGCTGCACATTACAGAT CTCATATTATGGATACGTTGACGACAGACTGCGCCTACTGCACCGCGCAACACAAGCACAACGCCAAAATGTTCATTCATGGCGTAAAAAAATTCTTCCCCGACGGCTACATAGCCATGAAGAAGAAATACGACCCCGAAGACAAGCTGTTTAAACCCTTCGAAGTAGATATGGAAAAGTTCTAA
- the LOC121728747 gene encoding CCR4-NOT transcription complex subunit 7-like isoform X1 has translation MIIASFMLINIQQNKISQSLKKAIRSYKMPAASFGSLSQMPANGDCGIKDVWNHNLHEEFQIIRQVVQKYHWVAMDTEFPGVVARPIGEFRSTADYQYQLLRCNVDLLRIIQLGLTFMDENGKTPPGYTTWQFNFKFNLQEDMYAQDSIDLLQNSGLQFRKHEEDGIEPLEFAELLMSSGLVLMDNIKWLSFHSGYDFGYLLKLLTDQNLPTDENDFFESLRLYFPTVYDVKYLMKLCKNLKGGLQEVADQLELRRVGPQHQAGSDSHLTGMAFFKIKEIFFDDNIESSSGHLYGLGAPFSVNANNFQDNGENGNSS, from the exons ATGATAATAGCGTCATTTATGTTAATAAATATACAGCAAAACAAAATCTCCCAGTCACTGAAAAAGGCCATTCGATCTTACAAG ATGCCTGCAGCAAGTTTTGGTTCGTTATCACAGATGCCAGCCAACGGTGACTGTGGCATCAAAGATGTTTGGAATCACAACCTGCATGAAGAGTTCCAAATTATTAGACAA GTCGTACAGAAATACCATTGGGTGGCAATGGATACAGAGTTCCCGGGTGTTGTGGCCAGACCCATTGGCGAGTTCAGATCCACAGCTGACTATCAGTATCAGCTCCTGag GTGTAATGTTGACTTGTTGAGGATAATACAGCTTGGTCTCACATTTATGGATGAGAATGGGAAAACTCCACCTGGTTATACTACTTGgcagtttaattttaagtttaatttaca ggAGGATATGTATGCTCAAGATTCAATTGACTTGCTCCAAAATTCAGGATTACAATTCCGAAAACATGAAGAAGACGGAATTGAGCCTCTTGAATTTGCAGAACTCTTAATGTCATcag GTTTAGTCCTAATGGACAACATAAAGTGGCTAAGTTTTCATTCTGGTTACGATTTTGGATATCTTCTGAAGCTGTTGACAGATCAAAACCTACCCACAGATGAGAATGACTTTTTTGAAAGCCTGAGACTATACTTTCCAACTGTGTATGATGTCAAG TATTTGATGAAACTTTGCAAGAACTTAAAAGGTGGCCTGCAGGAAGTAGCGGACCAGCTGGAGCTGCGGCGAGTTGGTCCTCAACACCAAGCCGGCTCCGACTCACACCTCACAGGGATggcattcttcaaaattaaagaG ATATTTTTCGATGACAACATAGAGAGTTCGAGCGGTCACCTGTACGGGCTGGGCGCGCCGTTCTCGGTCAACGCCAACAACTTTCAAGACAACGGAGAAAACGGAAACTCGTCCTGA